A portion of the Oncorhynchus nerka isolate Pitt River linkage group LG27, Oner_Uvic_2.0, whole genome shotgun sequence genome contains these proteins:
- the LOC135565357 gene encoding uncharacterized protein LOC135565357, whose translation MPQDPPPCPGTLIHAPRPSSMPQDYPPCTKNLLHAPRLSSMPQDPPSCPRPSYMPQDPPPCPETLLHAPRPSSMPQDPPPFPETLIHAPRPSSMPLDPTPCTKTILHAPRPSSMPWDTPPCPGPLLHVPRPSSMPRDTPPCTKTLLHAPRLSSMHQDPPPCPGTLLHAPRLSSMTQDPPPSPGTLLHAPRPSSMPRDYPPCTKTLLHAPRLSSMHQVPPPCPGTLLHAPRLSSMPQDPPPCPKTIHHAPDPPPCTKTLLQAPRPSSMPRDPPPCPETLLHAPRPSSMPRDPPPFPNTLLTQTLNTNNTHT comes from the coding sequence ATGCCCCAAGACCCTCCTCCATGCCCTGGGACCCTCATCCATGCCCCAAGACCCTCCTCCATGCCCCAAGACTATCCTCCATGCACCAAGAACCTCCTCCATGCCCCGAGACTATCCTCCATGCCCCAAGACCCTCCTTCATGCCCGAGACCCTCCTACATGCCCCAAGACCCTCCTCCATGCCCCGAGACACTCCTCCATGCCCCAAGACCCTCCTCCATGCCCCAAGACCCTCCTCCATTTCCTGAGACCCTCATCCATGCCCCAAGACCCTCCTCCATGCCCCTGGACCCTACTCCATGCACCAAGACTATCCTCCATGCACCAAGACCCTCCTCCATGCCCTGGGACACTCCTCCATGCCCTGGGCCCCTCCTCCATGTCCCAAGACCCTCCTCCATGCCCCGGGACACTCCTCCATGCACCAAGACCCTCCTCCATGCACCAAGACTATCCTCCATGCACCAGGACCCTCCTCCATGCCCTGGGACGCTCCTCCATGCCCCGAGACTATCCTCCATGACCCAAGACCCTCCTCCAAGCCCTGGGACCCTCCTCCATGCCCCAAGACCCTCCTCCATGCCCCGAGACTATCCTCCATGCACCAAGACCCTCCTCCATGCACCAAGACTATCCTCCATGCACCAAGTACCTCCTCCATGCCCTGGGACGCTCCTCCATGCCCCGAGACTATCCTCCATGCCCCAAGACCCTCCTCCATGCCCCAAGACTATCCACCATGCCCCAGACCCTCCTCCATGCACCAAGACCCTCCTCCAGGCCCCAAGACCCTCCTCCATGCCCCGAGACCCTCCTCCATGCCCCGAGACCCTCCTCCATGCCCCAAGACCCTCCTCCATGCCCCGAGACCCTCCTCCATTCCCCAACACCCTCCTCACACAAACACTCAACACCAACAATACTCACACTTGA